The following are encoded in a window of Candida dubliniensis CD36 chromosome 4, complete sequence genomic DNA:
- a CDS encoding proliferating cell nuclear antigen (PCNA), putative (Similar to S. cerevisiae POL30;~In S. cerevisiae: functions as the sliding clamp for DNA polymerase delta; may function as a docking site for other proteins required for mitotic and meiotic chromosomal DNA replication and for DNA repair): MGASPTIFFYHCRENEKKKKESKYLYIFFFFLLSFPFPFHLSPSIFILYSIDTQKKRTTLIMLEGKFEEAALLKKVVEAIKDCVKKCNFNCSEHGITVQAVDDSRVLLVSLLIGQTSFSEYRCDRDVTLGIDLESFSKIIKSANNDDFLTLLAEDSPDQIMAILEEKQKEKISEYSLKLMDIDSEFLQIDDMEYDAVVNMPSSDFAKLVRDLKNLSESLRVVVTKDSVKFTSEGDSGSGSVILKPYTNMNNERESVTISLDDPVDLTFGLKYLNDIVKASTLSDVITIKLADKTPALFEFKMQSGGYLRYYLAPKFDDDE, translated from the coding sequence ATGGGCGCGTCtccaacaatttttttttatcattgCAGggaaaacgaaaaaaaaaaaaaagaaagcaagtatttatatattttcttctttttccttctttcttttccttttcctttccACCTTTCTCCatctatttttattttatattcaattgatactcaaaaaaaaagaaccaCATTAATCATGTTAGAAGGTAAATTCGAAGAAGCCgctttattgaaaaaagttgttgaaGCTATTAAAGATTGTGTTAAAAAAtgtaatttcaattgttcaGAACACGGAATTACTGTACAAGCCGTGGATGATTCTCGTGTATTATTAgtttcattattgattgGTCAAACTTCTTTTAGTGAATATAGATGTGACAGAGATGTTACATTAGgtattgatttggaaaGTTTTAGTAAGATTATCAAATCAgctaataatgatgatttctTGACTCTTTTAGCAGAAGATTCACCAGATCAAATAATGGCAATTcttgaagaaaaacaaaaggaaaaaatCAGTGAATATTCtttaaaattaatggaTATTGATTCAGAATTCTTacaaattgatgatatgGAATATGATGCTGTTGTGAATATGCCCAGTAGTGATTTTGCTAAACTTGTGAgggatttgaaaaatttaagTGAATCTTTAcgtgttgttgttactaAAGATTCCGTCAAATTCACTTCTGAAGGTGATTCCGGTTCTGGAAGTGTTATCTTGAAACCTTACACCAATATGAATAATGAGAGAGAAAGTGTTACTATTAGTTTAGATGACCCAGTCGATTTGACTTTTggtttgaaatatttgaatgatATTGTCAAGGCATCTACATTATCAGATGTCATTACCATCAAATTGGCAGATAAAACCCCGgcattatttgaattcaaaatgCAATCAGGAGGTTACTTAAGATACTACTTGGCACCAAAATTTGATGACGATGAGTAG
- a CDS encoding N-acetyltransferase catalytic subunit, putative (Similar to S. cerevisiae MAK3), which yields MSLITTINGLPYHQFDINNQDEFKQISDLISLHLSEPYSIYVYWYFLNNWPQYCYTVKEPETLKIIGVIISKIEPHRNVRMRGYIGMLVIDPKYRKQRLASNLVKLTIENMKSIDKVDEIMLETEVINQGALNLYESFGFLRTKRLYRYYLNTHDAYRLILPLGEKSRTRIAFLPPLEKGVEKSDQTVSL from the coding sequence ATGAGTCTAATAACAACTATCAATGGATTACCATACCATCAATTTGACATCAATAATCAGGATGAGTTCAAACAGATATCGGATTTGATTTCCCTACATTTGTCAGAACCTTATTCTATCTATGTATATTGGTATTTTTTAAACAACTGGCCACAATATTGTTATACTGTTAAAGAACCTGaaactttgaaaataattggGGTCATTATATCTAAAATCGAGCCTCATAGAAATGTTCGAATGAGAGGATATATTGGTATGTTAGTGATAGATCCTAAATATCGGAAACAACGATTGGCTTCCAATTTGGTCAAATTAACCattgaaaatatgaaaTCTATAGATAAAGTTGATGAAATAATGTTGGAAACCGAGGTGATTAATCAAGGAGCATTGAATTTATATGAAAGTTTTGGATTTTTAAGAACTAAAAGATTATATcgttattatttgaatacTCATGATGCATATAGATTGATTTTACCATTAGGTGAAAAATCTCGAACAAGAATTGCCTTTTTACCACCACTTGAAAAAGGGGTAGAAAAGCTGGACCAAACTGTTCTGCTTTAA